GCGCCGCCGACGAGCGCAACCTGCTGGTGATGATGGCCAGCACCTTCCGCGACGCCGAGCGCGAGATCGCCTACCTGTCCTCGCTGCGTGCCCAGCGCGCCCGGGCCGCGGTGATGATCGGCTCCCGGCGCACGGACGCCGACCAGCTGGCCCGTACGGCGAACGAGATCGACGCGTTCCTCGGATCGGGTGCGGGGCTCGCGCTGGTCAGCCAGTCCGGGATGCCGGCGCACACGATCGAGCCGGACAACCGCGCGGGTGCGGCCCAGCTGGCGCGGGAGCTGGTCGGGCAGGGCTGGCGGAAGTTCGGCGTACTGGCCGGGCCGGAGCAGCTCGCGACGGCGCGGGACCGGCGGGACGGGTTCGTCGCCGGGCTGGCCGAGGCCGGGCTGGAGCCGGTGGCGGTGCTGGCCGGTGACTTCACGCGCGACGGCGGGCACGCGGCGGCGCTGGAGCTGCTGGACCGCAAGGTCGAGGTGGACTGCTTGTTCGCGGTGAACGACGTGATGGCGGTCGGCGCGATGTCGGCGCTGCGCGCGCAGGGGATCGACGTCCCGGGACGGCTCGGGGTCGCCGGGTTCGACGACATCGCGACGCTGCGGGACGTGTGGCCGGGGCTGACGACCGTCCGGCTGCCGCTGGAGCAGATGGGACGGCGTGCGCTGGAGCTCGCGATCGAGGGCGGCGACCCGCGGACCGAGACCTACGCCCCCGAGGTCGTCCTCCGCGAAAGCACCACCAGGAAATAACGCTCACCGGCCCTGAAATATGCTCGG
The Kribbella italica DNA segment above includes these coding regions:
- a CDS encoding substrate-binding domain-containing protein; translation: MNLRAPVTLLDVAQRAGVSVATASRVLNGGDRVPRPELQERVREAAAELGYTPNAQAQALAKSSTNVVGILVHDIEDPYFAAIANGVMRAADERNLLVMMASTFRDAEREIAYLSSLRAQRARAAVMIGSRRTDADQLARTANEIDAFLGSGAGLALVSQSGMPAHTIEPDNRAGAAQLARELVGQGWRKFGVLAGPEQLATARDRRDGFVAGLAEAGLEPVAVLAGDFTRDGGHAAALELLDRKVEVDCLFAVNDVMAVGAMSALRAQGIDVPGRLGVAGFDDIATLRDVWPGLTTVRLPLEQMGRRALELAIEGGDPRTETYAPEVVLRESTTRK